GTGAAGCACTTGCTTGGTGCAAAAGGCCGCATGATGCCTCCGCTATTCGCAATAACATTCTACTTAACCTTAATAAAGACCCCTCACAAACCTTTGGCCTGTCGGTATTCTGAAATCAAACGCATTTTCCTGACCCAAGGCAAAGGCTAAACACTTGGAGCAAAACGCATGAGCAGTTTCCAACATGAAAAACCCCCTGCCCGTATTAATCTCTTTCTCGACGTCAAGAAAGGCGATGCCATGGTTCGCGAAGAACTCCCCTTCCGGATGTTGGTTATGGGTGATTTTGGCGGTGCAAAAGATGAAGACATTGCAGATAGGGACATCATCAACGTAAACAAAGACAACTTCGAGGACATTCTAAAATCCAGAGAGATGAAGTTGGACATGGTGGTACAAAACCACTTAAAAGACGAGTCTGATGCCGAAATGAAGGTACAGATTAAAGTGGACAGCATGAAGGATTTTACGCCTGAAAACGTGGCCAAACAAATCCCAGAATTAGACCGAATGCTTGCAACCCGTAACCTGCTACAAGACCTTCGGAATCGGGTTATCACGCTTGGCGATTTTCGTCGGCAGCTCGAAAGCATCATTAAAGACAAAGAAGCCCTTGCGCGTCTTGCAGAAGAGCTTCATAAAATTGTCCCTGATGATACCGATAAGGCTTAATTCACCTGTGTTCTGGCATTGTTGACACAAGTCCAGTTTCGTTTTTCATTAACCCTCGAAATATCAATTACATGTCTGCTACTCAACAGGCTTCTGGCGCTTCGGGCGCACAGGTTCAAGAATTAGACGGTAAAGAAAGCCTCTTAGACAGCCTCTTTGCCCAAGTCAATATGGAAAAACCCTCCGAAACCGTAAATCTGAAGGTTTTTAAAGAAGGGGAACAACTTGCCAACCAGTCTAAAAACGAAATGATGGCTGCGGCCCTCAGTGTTTTTGTGGATACTGTTGCGGCATTGGACACCCCCTTAGACCGCTTAGACAAGCATTTCATAGATGCAATGGTGGCGAGCATAGACCAAAAAATCAGCCAGCAATTGGACGCGGTGATGCACCACCCCACCTTCCAGCAAATGGAATCGTCGTGGCGGGGCTTAAAATTTATGGTGGATCGTGTGGACTTCCGCAAAAATGTGAAAGTCGAAATTTTAGACGTGGAAAAAGATGAACTGGCCGAGTCTTTTGAAGATTCGCCCGAACTTATCCAATCTCCGTTATACAAGCACATTTACACCGATGCCTACGACCAACCCGGGGCTACACCCTATGCTACGATTGTCTCCAACTACGAATTTGACAACTCGGCGAAGGATGTCAACCTTCTGACCAACATGTCTAAGGTTGCGGCATCGGCACACTGCCCCTTCTTAGGCTCGATTGGGCCGAAGTTTTTTGGAAAATCCAGCATGGAGGATTGGAAAAAGATTCCGGACTTGGGTGCATATATGGAGACTTCCGACTACATCAAGTGGAATGCCTTCCGTGCCACCGACGATTCCCGTTATGTGGGTCTCACCATGCCACGCTTCATGGCACGTTTGCCCTATGGCGACGACAATCCCGTAAAAGCCTTTAATTACCAAGAAAATGTTAAAGGAAGCGACCACGACAAGTACCTCTGGGCCAATGCCACATTTGCAATGGCAACCAATATGGCCAAAGCCTTTATGTCGGACGGATGGTCTGTGCAAATTCGTGGCCCAGAAGCTGGAGGAAAAGTAGAGGACTTGCCCGTTCACCTCTATGATGTGGGCAAAGGCAAGCAACTTAAAACCCCAACCGAGGTTCCGATTAGTGAAACCTTGGAATTCCAATGTGCCAATTTGGGTTTCATCCCCTTGAGCCACTATCAAAACCGCGACTTCGCCTGTTTCTTCTCGGCAAACTCGGCACAGAAGCCCAAAATCTATGACGACGAATTTGCCACCGCAAATAGCCGGATCAACTCACGATTGCCATACATCTTCCTTGCCTCGCGTATTTCCCATTATTTAAAAGTGATGCAGCGGGAAAACATCGGCTCTACCAAAAGCCGTGTGGTTATCGAAGAGGAACTCAACCGTTGGCTCAAGGGTCTTGTTACAGAAATGTCGAACCCTTCGCCCGCCGTTATCGCCCGTTACCCCTTAAAAGGCGCACAAGTAACCGTATCAGAGGTGGGAGACAATCCGGGGTTCTACCGTGTGGAAACCATGATTATGCCTCA
The window above is part of the Rhodothermia bacterium genome. Proteins encoded here:
- the tssB gene encoding type VI secretion system contractile sheath small subunit — encoded protein: MSSFQHEKPPARINLFLDVKKGDAMVREELPFRMLVMGDFGGAKDEDIADRDIINVNKDNFEDILKSREMKLDMVVQNHLKDESDAEMKVQIKVDSMKDFTPENVAKQIPELDRMLATRNLLQDLRNRVITLGDFRRQLESIIKDKEALARLAEELHKIVPDDTDKA
- the tssC gene encoding type VI secretion system contractile sheath large subunit gives rise to the protein MSATQQASGASGAQVQELDGKESLLDSLFAQVNMEKPSETVNLKVFKEGEQLANQSKNEMMAAALSVFVDTVAALDTPLDRLDKHFIDAMVASIDQKISQQLDAVMHHPTFQQMESSWRGLKFMVDRVDFRKNVKVEILDVEKDELAESFEDSPELIQSPLYKHIYTDAYDQPGATPYATIVSNYEFDNSAKDVNLLTNMSKVAASAHCPFLGSIGPKFFGKSSMEDWKKIPDLGAYMETSDYIKWNAFRATDDSRYVGLTMPRFMARLPYGDDNPVKAFNYQENVKGSDHDKYLWANATFAMATNMAKAFMSDGWSVQIRGPEAGGKVEDLPVHLYDVGKGKQLKTPTEVPISETLEFQCANLGFIPLSHYQNRDFACFFSANSAQKPKIYDDEFATANSRINSRLPYIFLASRISHYLKVMQRENIGSTKSRVVIEEELNRWLKGLVTEMSNPSPAVIARYPLKGAQVTVSEVGDNPGFYRVETMIMPHFQIEGMDINLSLVGKMPAK